In Penaeus chinensis breed Huanghai No. 1 chromosome 26, ASM1920278v2, whole genome shotgun sequence, a single genomic region encodes these proteins:
- the LOC125038977 gene encoding uncharacterized protein LOC125038977 translates to MGRTENIKHVDQLHAPGVSEMWSSIPETFPTRTCSSLTSRDQMMGRKGDEEERRGKQKGGEGGTKNGLRNLCVENDMCEVIKDEKCNDQHRSDISQCILGRHRVVLNEVKSEPLMNMTKVLGASTPSPSSPSPSPSAHNHSLCSHSGAEPRASHGDDLLLQERKGRPQERPSLYRLPSTTRTTTTTTSSLWSPTLIFVLVVGVFVPKALALPAVIRIGEC, encoded by the coding sequence ATGGGGCGAACAGAAAACATAAAACACGTCGACCAACTACATGCTCCGGGAGTAAGTGAAATGTGGAGTTCAATCCCGGAGACTTTTCCCACAAGGACTTGCAGCAGCCTCACTTCCCGCGACCAAATGATGGgcagaaaaggagacgaagaagaacgaagaggaaaacagaaggggggagaaggaggaacgaaAAACGGGCTAAGAAACCTGTGCGTGGAGAATGACATGTGTGAAGTGATAAAAGACGAGAAATGTAATGACCAACACAGAAGTGATATATCGCAGTGTATATTAGGCCGCCATCGTGTAGTGTTAAATGAGGTTAAGAGTGAACCTTTGATGAACATGACGAAAGTGCTTGGTGCCTCCaccccgtcaccatcatcaccatcaccatcaccatccgcTCACAATCACAGCCTTTGTTCTCATAGTGGTGCCGAACCAAGAGCCTCTCACGGAGACGACCTCCTCCTTCAAGAAAGAAAGGGTCGTCCTCAAGAGAGACCTTCGCTTTATCGTCTCCCTAGCACGACGAGGACGACTACGACCACGACCTCCTCTCTCTGGTCGCCGACGCTAATCTTCGTCCTGGTCGTTGGTGTTTTTGTGCCTAAGGCCCTCGCTCTGCCCGCCGTCATCAGAATAGGTGAGTGTTGA